GCAGCCCATCGAAGAGACCGTCACATTCACCTATGGTTCATGTCGAGGTGCCTCCATGGGCGATGCCCACCACACCATCGTCAAGTCAGAGGTGCGCGACTCTCAGCGCCTCGTCTGGGTTCTCCCTGAAGATGCTGCCACCGATGGTTGCATCTCCGCGTGGAGTATCTCCGGCGAGTTGAAGGGCAGAAGTGAGCCCCAGACTCTGCACCACAAGTGGAAGCGCCGGGCTCTGAAGAGATGTAAGTGCGCTCATGATCTTGTTGTATTGTCTCATAATTTAACGCGCCATAGCTATTGAGATGAACAACGGCACCGGCATTGACACGCTCGGAGCCTGGTTTGAGGGCGTCAACCTCCTCAAGGACAAGGAGCCCACCACGGTGGATGTCGACGCTGCCAAGTCCAAGCACGTCGCCATCGTCGGCGCTGGTATGGCTGGTCTGATGAGCTACCTCGTTCTCTCACAAGCCGGCATGACCAACATCAGCATCATTGAGGCTGGCCAGCGTCTGGGAGGCCGTGTTCACACCGAGTACCTCAGTGGTGGTCCTTTCGACTACTCCTATCAGGAGATGGGTCCCATGCGCTTCCCCGAGCACTATGTTGATCCCAAGACCAACACCACTTACAACATCACTGACCACCAGCTCGTCTTTCAGCTTGCTGCAGAGATGAACGAGCTCAACAAGCACGACAAGAACCTCAGCGTCGACTTCATCCCCTGGATCCAGAGCAACCAGAACGGTCTCTCTTATAAGAACGGCATCAAGCTTCCCAACGGTCTGCCCCCTACTTTGGCTCAGATCGCCGCCAACTCTTCGCTGGCTGTCGCCACGGTCTACGATGAGTCTACCAACACCCTCAATGAGAAAATCGACGAGTATCTTCCTGGTAGCGACTTCTCTGTCCGTATGGCTCAAAACATGTTCAAGGCCCACCGCGAATTCCTCGACTCTGGTCTTCAGGGCCTTGGTGGCGATGTCTGGTCCGAGTATGCCTTCATGGTGAACTACCTGAAGGGCTCCCTTAACTCGACGGATGCCCTGGGCAGCTACACCGCCACCTCATTCTGGGACACTCTCTACGAGGGCATGTACTTCCAGGCTGCTTCCTACAAGACCATCGACGGCGGTCTCAGCCGTCTCCCGCTGGCTTTCCACCCTCTCGTTGACGACATCACCACCATGGACCGCAAGATTGAGCGCGTGCAGTTCGACTCGGAGAACTCCAAGGTCAACCTTCAATGGCGCGAGTCCTTCAAGAACCAGACTTTTGAGACCTCTGAGTATGACTACGCCCTGCTGGCTGTCCCCTTTTCCATCATCCGCAAGTGGCGCTTCCCGTCCCTGCCTTTGACCATCTCCAACGCCATCAATGAGCTCCCTTACACCAGCGCCTGCAAGGTCGCCCTCGAGTTCTCTGAGCGCTTTTGGGAGCACTACGAAAACCCCATCGTCGGCGGTTGCAGCACCACCTCTGACATTGCTGGTATCGGTTCCACGTGCTACCCGTCGTACAACATCAACGGCACCGGAAAGGCCACCATGTTGGCCTCGTACATCTCGGGCGACTGGGGCCACCGCTGGGCTTCCGTCTCGGAGGAGGAGCACGTCCAGTATGTTCTTGACGCCATGGTTGAGATCCACGGCGAGAACACCCGTGAGCTGTACACGGGCAAGTATAATCGTCGCTGCTGGGTTCTCGACCCTCTCGAGAGTGGCAGCTGGGTCAGCCCCGTTGCTGGCCAACATCAACTTTACATCCCCGAGTACTTCAAGACGTACGATAACGTAAGTTATGACCTGCCCTTTGCTGGATAACTGAGCAAAGACAAGAGTTCTAATATAGAAATCAGATGATCTTCATTGGCGAGCACACCCCCTACACCCACGCTTGGATCGCCTCTGCTCTCGACTCTGGAATCCGTGGTTCTGTCCAGTTGCTGCTCGAGCTTGGTCTGGTTGACGAGGCCAAGGCAGCTGTCAACAAGTGGATGGCTCGATGGATCGATATCGTGAGTTCAAATTCTCAACCGCATGGTAATGAGGTGGTCCTAACAACGCTCTCTAGTGATGAAGAACAATGATAATCAAGAATCGGTGGAAACCCAAAAGCAAAGGGTTCAGGAAGAGTCGATTTGTCGCCAAGAAATGGCAGTACATAATCTTACATAGTTTGACGATTAACGAAGAATAGATCAATGATTCCTCATCTAATGCTGTCTTATAGAGCCACCATCTGCATCGTGTCTGCATTTGACCGCAGGCGTCGAGGAATAGAACCACCAACGATCCATATTCGCAAGGATCCCCACAACATAAGAGACGACAACCCACATGGCCGTACCCCCTGTCGAATGCAGCATGCAGCCGAGCGTATCAAGGTAGATTTTGGGCTCAGCCTTGCAGATATGGTCATCGTTCGACACCGCGTCGCACGGTTGGTTGGGACAGGGGTTCGGCCAGACCCGGGACACGATGGTTCGGCATCTGCTGACAATGCCGCACTTCTGCAGCGCCAGGCTGATCCTCTAACAAAGTTCTCAAGTTGCACTAGCAGTGGCCTGTTTGGTATCTAGCATGTCTGTGTGGGATATTTTCCACATTTCAGTATCCCAACCAGCAGCAAGAGTTCTCGTATAGGCATCAGAGTGTTCATCTCTTCTTTGAGCCATGCTACATACAACTATCTTCCGCCTGGGCAGAGCATATTTGTCAAGTTAGCTCGGCGACTTAACCGAGCAGCTCATTCTTTTCCTCCCGGAGTCTGCGTTCGCTCGTCTCGAACAATCGCGGAACGCCAGACTGCGAAAATGGCACATCATCCCGTACGATCTTCGCCAAACCCTTGGCTGTCAATAGGATGAATGACATGCCATGCCCGTTGAATCCCGCGCAGATGAACTGCCCCGGCTTTGAAGGTACAGGACCGACATGGGGGTATGTATCGTTGGTGTACTATGCCCGTTTGTGTCAGTCATTCGCACCTCCATATCATTATTCGCGTCCACTAAATAGGTTCGCAGGGCGCGGCAAAACTCACGCCCATGATTCCTGTCCAGATGCTGTCAACTTTTGCCCCGCTGTTCTCCCACCCACGGAAGTTCCGCTGCATGTGGTCGTCAAGATAATGAGCCGCGGGCTCGATGAGCTTCGAATCGTCCCAGACGTTGTACCATTCGTTGACGCGCGGGATGACTTCGGTCCTAGCACCGCCCACGACGATGCTCCCATCCGGTCGTGTGACTTGGTAGTCGTATAGATTGGCTCCGTGCCGTAGTGAGTATGTCATGGGGAGATGCGGGTGCTCGGCGCCATCAGGAGCAGCCACATGGCTGCAGATCCCGCGGACGGGGATGATACGGTTCTTGTACTCTGGAAGGATCGTTGACGTGTACCCGTTGGAAGCGTAAATTACCGTCTTTGCCTTAATGACACCTCTGGGCGTGGTTATGGTCCAGAAGCCGCCCTCTTGGGAGTCGGAAACTTTGACTACGGGCGTGTGAGTGTGCAGCTGGGCTCCCTTGTCGACAGCCTGAGACAGGAGGAACATAACCAGCTTGTAGGGCCTGAAGGGGGATCAGCTTTTACGCCGGCGCAGGCAACAGAATGATTGCAGACTATACCAGATCGAGCCCGCCTGGAACGAGAATACAGCAGTCGCATCCTTGACACCGGAAAATGTCGCGGCTTCTTTGCCTTCAAGATAGTGAACGAGCTTTGCGGTCGGCGAATTCCATTGCAGGAGCTCATCTAGGCCTTCCTTGATCGGCTTTGCAAGTGCCGGGTCTCTCAAGACAGCCATAGATGTAGTCATCCGGAAGTCGCAGTCAATTTTCTTTTCCAGTACGAGATCTCTCACAGCATGAAGATTGGCAAGCTCGAATAGCGCCATCTCATCCGCAGTCTCTTGATCATATCGTTTGGCGCGGGCGGGAAGTCCAGCATAGAGATCCGGCCTCACGTGGCCGCCTTGACCATGTTAGATTGGGAACCATCTATACTGTGACGGAAGAGTGCCTACCGTTGCGGGCTGTTGCACCGGAGCATGCTTGCCTGGCTTCGAGGATTGTGACAGTCGGACGTGATGAGGGATCAGTGCCATCCAAGAGGTAGTACGCCGAAGCGGCGCCTGAGTATCCGGCACCGATAATGACAATGTCCTGTTCCGCCGGCAGGGTCTCGGAGCTTTGGTGGCTGTCTAGAGGATGCAGATCCTTGCGCCAGTATGGGGTGATGGCATTAGGGACAGGGAACGGAGTCTCGGACATTATAGAGAACCTTGAGTTGTGTCGTGAACGACCGAGGTAGATGACGTAGATTCAACACTATGAGAACACAAACAAGTACGAAATGTGAGTCTTCGAGATGAGATTGTTATTGTAAGTtggtaatatagttaagataAGGTGACCACGAGGTAGACAGACATCGGAGTGTGTTGGGTGTAAAGATGCTCCGAGAGAGATAGGCAAGTAAATGCCGAAAACGCGGGGTCGTGTCTACCAGCTCCGACTCGGCGCCGACCGGGATCTTGCACAGACCCGGGCCGGCGAAACCGGGGCCTTGCCGGGAGTCGCCTCGGAAGGGCTATTGTCTCACTCCGGGAATGTCGGAGGCACTAAGGCAAGGTCATGCAGACGACTTAACGGGGCCAACTGGGCAAGTTTCACCCCATTGCCCTTGTTGATAAGTTTAGTTAAACTTCAACCTCAACGAACACTGCCAGTAACATTCAAACCTTGCACGCTTCCTACCCACTCTCGCCACTCAACTCTGGGGATCACAACCCCTTGTTTGCAAATTACCTGACTCGCGCAACCGCACGTTCTGTGGCCTGCCCCAGCCCAGCACACTAACATCGTTCACTCGGTACCGACGCCTTGGGCATCCGTCACGCTACTGCAAAACGCTACGACAATACCTTTTGGGGCCTCATAGATGAACGGCATGCCACGCCCCTGACCCCGCACCTGTCATCTGTCAAGTTTGGGTCTCTGCGACCCCTCGGAACTTTCACGATGGCTCACCGCCGACATGTCAATCTGCTTGACGGGCCACGAGGCTTGAAACCTTGTTGACGGGGAATGCCCTCCGGCCAGGGGATGCGCCATTGTTGCTACCTGACCGAGCTCACCGCTCGTTATCAGGTATCATCGTTGTGAACTTTGCTAGATTTCCCGGTCGACTTGCTTTCAAATCATTCAGTGTCAATACCCTCTGCTGCCTGTGATCGTTGATGAGGGATCCGAGACTAGATAGTCTTTAGCGCGCAGGTCAATGCTAACTTTGAGAAATTGGCTCGTCTCCGCTCCTCGAATCACCACCAAACGATTCCGACTTGTCCCCTCTAAAAGTCGCAAGGCGTGACGATAAACAGCTTCAAACAGCTCTCAAGTCCTCAACTACGAACTGCGGCATCCATGTCGGCCAGACCCGACCATTCTCGAGTCATGCTTATTGCGCGGGGCAGAATTTCCATCTTCTCACCCAGAGGCCCTCACGCATCTGTGGCTTTGGGTCTAGCTCATATGCTATACTACCTTACACATAATTTCTCATCCAGATGCGGATACtgtcacgtaacagggatagtaatcgcacctcacaaagtgcccgtcacgtgctaaatcacgtatctatcttagatatcgtatatatagaccttctccttttatctatttctactttaataattaagctacttttactacactccgtatacctattattacgtactataactcgtaatagttataagcctagctcttaattaagaccttatactacgataacgcacttattaatacgattcttacgatctctttaaaataaccgacttacttatacctactttagcctaagctaaactaactagctacgataattaaattaaatagtttaatatacttcgtactataaataagggcgtcgGGGTTTAGAAATACGTCGACCTAAACGCTCTAAATTCTAACGTATTCCTTAACCCCTCTATAGTGCTCACTTCGCCCTTAGAATTcgaataattagttataacttataataaaaaagaactacgagcttactaagcccgttataaggCGTTCGAGAACgactaaaaaaactaagaaatcctcCGCTAATAGCTTCTAAACACAACTCTTAATACGAACCTTTCGACTtctttaagtataagtaacttatagaactaagccgggtttctttttacaaagctagctatactacttactttatatagatAAATCTATCTTTATACCGcacttataaagaggatctatacgcttaagaatatttagaaataataggagcttaatactaaatacgagtaacttatagcttacgaacgtaatactattaatacgtatattaaagtcctcgcttagtaattaataaaattagttaacgctatactatataaatacgcattttaaaaagctactaagaacggcgctaagtttagtatatagcgaatcgttaaatatttaaaataggaatttGCGCTACCCGAACTAGTAGTAAGGAATGCGGTTCGAGAGGAATACcgataagcccttaataaaataaggaccggaattaacccttaatattagtataaggaGTAGTAGTCCGCTTACTTCCGAgttaaaacgtataatattttagaaattagCGGAGAGATCGCCGTACTTAACTtcctagttatagttaagtctagacttaaccctatataaggctaacgtatatataagacctttagcgaattaatagccttcggaacgtatacgaggaccctcgaggagattatgtatatatttagcttagtaacctaggacgtatatactaaacgacctttaggttaaagaggggcttactttacttttactaaacgctctaacttagttaacgacgtaaataataagggtaacgttatatacccttataattacgtatactcgtagcgccctacggcgtactaaaaattagaataagtacttataagccgaaacgctaataagttattaatacgaatactaaagagctatataaaagaagtccttgctactattaaattaagtaagtagaaattactttacgataagcttaaaaaagctagttagctaaggaacgatagaacccctaagaaacctaggtttttaaaaagatcctctaattaacttatagcgagcttattaataaactaggacgagggctacgtagtcgctatacttataaaaagttaggacTTAGAGATAAACGCAATCTTTAGTACCCCTATAAGTAGCACTTACCCCCTTTCTTAGAGtacggtaataaatagttataaagtaatatatctagttaataataagagcctacttaaacccgagagttgcgtattattaagtaataaaaactacgttaaattaggaactactatactacttattactacacgtagtactcgtattataaagggcgtccTAGACGGACCTAAGGGAAAGGGAACTTACGATTTAAAGCTTTAAAACGTCGCTTACGTCGAGggattctatattaatatagtcttaaagactttactaaataaaagcgtACTCTAGTACTACGGTCTAGAttgtactttataatagggaacgctttataagagcactattaaaaagtagcttatctaaaaaaataatctagtcttcctcgaatataagctcctctaatcctatccttcttttataaaccttaagcgtatcctatagagcctagctagtattatattactaattagccgtagaaaattccgttatttatattaatatacctataagaggtctaatagcgcgctcctTTAGTACCTTAGAACAGGTTATTTTAGACTTAATactcttcgttaattactatataagactcgaggtgtgcgtattaaacctctattataagttaagtataaagtatatatattatttaaagctaagatagtagTCTTAAGAGGACTACCTTCGAGAAGAGCCTTAcggctatagtactatatatactaggatctcttttacttcgaactatttcttagtaaacgataatatatacttatagcttttaataaatatagtaaatagcttagggggttctttttaaggataaaaatagaggaggaagtgcttttcgtattatagagcctcgaggtagcgattcgttattaaaaagggactctaatttgcttttttaaaagtaataataagaccgctctCCTAACCGTAAACGTTAAACGCGTATATAAGACAtagtatagcgagctaagaattaaaatagaacttctacctctatatataaaaaaacctataagtaacgctaaaagagtaggttaactcgtaattactaaagctcgtaagATATGCCTTTTTGCGAACCTCTTTACGAATTTATAGGacgaaatagtactagtagtaatctttatttataatattaccccacgggaggctaataaaggagattcgcttattataatagaaattaactaataaaagcggtattaacgctagtagtaaacgggttactaagtacgggatTCTAAACTAGTTACCCCGTATCTCGGTAGCCTCTAcgtatatagttactaagcataccctctttataggGATCATAAGAAGGGTATACGTTAAAAggagtttaaagtacttccctgcgggtatataaaatacttagttagatatatactaaaaacgcataatatatatagggtCTAGGTACCCGCGCTtaagtaggtatttattataaaaaatattaggtttaataaagaagtattttataatcctatatacGAGGAACAAGCTATcgtaagtaaataagtaa
The DNA window shown above is from Colletotrichum lupini chromosome 7, complete sequence and carries:
- a CDS encoding L-amino-acid oxidase, whose protein sequence is MVKRAKRCVQYPKVSALCDCGDFRSESSVIPRRLLAVNDAITPKDAFCNLNPCAREFCSTSFNYKLSRLFITSRWFLLFFPFDYLILSLLIPPPNHLASRPHAETKTNASLIFSCGIRIGYLNQLVGSSALLSTSTLSSPKVALVRYFYVPLLIRGSQVSDWQRQKLSRSNPHNLQQFTEYSMIKERVKRRKAVSPSFLLLMVVNYPAQLHNLISGELTLPWQNVQILLDVTDMTSIYDSSGGSRQTASLHTPTSLTSLTSSSCPMIPICHVHPKGAKRRIRAPTTWLRLQENGAVVDGMGLFAPPNNLEFGRYSFSSLSSRLHRTASTDNVQHPMTRILQTDDTRPCAMSVCMAATWEEKQKARESLRWSPDLPNIVPVSATLEVVSIVVRSATCSVSGPTPPSSNRSSSDDQYCNVHGSGTDVTGVLLVTGVLSSTPAPDYKELRAHLGQGEKGFQRLILTPSLPRIPSDWPSPFTMARWFLSFVAGSALAAASGLPMKLETRSAVTSRVSNIHITLEQPIEETVTFTYGSCRGASMGDAHHTIVKSEVRDSQRLVWVLPEDAATDGCISAWSISGELKGRSEPQTLHHKWKRRALKRSIEMNNGTGIDTLGAWFEGVNLLKDKEPTTVDVDAAKSKHVAIVGAGMAGLMSYLVLSQAGMTNISIIEAGQRLGGRVHTEYLSGGPFDYSYQEMGPMRFPEHYVDPKTNTTYNITDHQLVFQLAAEMNELNKHDKNLSVDFIPWIQSNQNGLSYKNGIKLPNGLPPTLAQIAANSSLAVATVYDESTNTLNEKIDEYLPGSDFSVRMAQNMFKAHREFLDSGLQGLGGDVWSEYAFMVNYLKGSLNSTDALGSYTATSFWDTLYEGMYFQAASYKTIDGGLSRLPLAFHPLVDDITTMDRKIERVQFDSENSKVNLQWRESFKNQTFETSEYDYALLAVPFSIIRKWRFPSLPLTISNAINELPYTSACKVALEFSERFWEHYENPIVGGCSTTSDIAGIGSTCYPSYNINGTGKATMLASYISGDWGHRWASVSEEEHVQYVLDAMVEIHGENTRELYTGKYNRRCWVLDPLESGSWVSPVAGQHQLYIPEYFKTYDNMIFIGEHTPYTHAWIASALDSGIRGSVQLLLELGLVDEAKAAVNKWMARWIDINRWKPKSKGFRKSRFVAKKWQATICIVSAFDRRRRGIEPPTIHIRKDPHNIRDDNPHGRTPCRMQHAAERIKVDFGLSLADMVIVRHRVARLVGTGVRPDPGHDGSASADNAALLQRQADPLTKFSSCTSSGLFGI
- a CDS encoding FAD dependent oxidoreductase, with the protein product MSETPFPVPNAITPYWRKDLHPLDSHQSSETLPAEQDIVIIGAGYSGAASAYYLLDGTDPSSRPTVTILEARQACSGATARNGGHVRPDLYAGLPARAKRYDQETADEMALFELANLHAVRDLVLEKKIDCDFRMTTSMAVLRDPALAKPIKEGLDELLQWNSPTAKLVHYLEGKEAATFSGVKDATAVFSFQAGSIWPYKLVMFLLSQAVDKGAQLHTHTPVVKVSDSQEGGFWTITTPRGVIKAKTVIYASNGYTSTILPEYKNRIIPVRGICSHVAAPDGAEHPHLPMTYSLRHGANLYDYQVTRPDGSIVVGGARTEVIPRVNEWYNVWDDSKLIEPAAHYLDDHMQRNFRGWENSGAKVDSIWTGIMGYTNDTYPHVGPVPSKPGQFICAGFNGHGMSFILLTAKGLAKIVRDDVPFSQSGVPRLFETSERRLREEKNELLG